The following nucleotide sequence is from Calditrichota bacterium.
GATGGTTGATTTCAAAAACAATAGCTTGGGAAAAAGTTTCCGAATATAGGAAAAGAAAGCCAAAGAATCAATTAAAATATTTAACACTCGAAGGACGAAAAAATTGTGTTTTCAATTTAAATGAATATTGAAAAAAATTTAACGCTTGCGTAATGGCGGAAAATTTTTTATATTGAACATTTGGATTCCGAAATCAAAACTAATCCTGACTTGGAGTTAACTTGGAGGAAATATGGAAAAAACATCAAACGGCTTGCCTGAGAATGCGTATCGTCCGCTAAAACCGGGAGAAAAGTACGAGCCGTTCATGCCGGCCTCTTTTACCGGGCCTGAGGTAACTTGGCGTTCTGTGAGCTGGGGACTTTTGTTGGCGGCAATTTTTACGGCTTCTGCCGCGTATCTGGGTTTGAAAATCGGACAGGTCTTCGAAGCGGCAATTCCCATTGCGATTATCGCTGTCGGTCTCACTGGCATGTATTCGCGAAAGAACACAATTCTGGAGAACGTGATCATTCAATCTATCGGCGCGGCGTCCGGTATGATTGTTGCCGGAGCGATTTTTACTATTCCGGCGCTTTACATCATTCCCGGCTTGGCGACGAATTTCTGGCAGATTTTTCTGGCGTCGCTGTTCGGCGGCTTCATTGGCATTGTGTTCATCATTCCGCTGCGTCGTTACTTCGTCGCAGATCAGCACGGACTGCTGCCTTTCCCCGAGGCGACTGCAATCAACGAAGTGCTGGTCTCTGGGGAAAAAGGCGGATCACAGGCGAAAACACTGGTGTTCGCTGCCATCATTGGCGGCATTTACGATTTTCTCATTGCGTCTTTTGGTGCGTGGGCGGAGGTCATTTCTACGCGCGTGGTTCCCATTGGCGCCAAAATCGCCGATAAAGCAAAATTAATCTTCAAAGTCAATGCCGGCGCCGCAGTCATGGGCTTGGGTTATATTGTCGGATTGCGCTACGCTGCGATCATCGCTGCCGGAAGTTTTGTGTCCTGGCTGGTGTTGATCCCGGCGGTCTGGTATTTCGGCGTTCATCTGAATTTGCATGTTTTGCCCGGGAATGTTCCGGTGAGTTCCATGACGGTTGAGCAAATTTTTTCAAGCTACATTCGCCATATCGGAATTGGCGGTATCGCCGCAGCCGGGATTATTGGTATCATTAAAAATATCAAAATTATCGTTTCAGCCTTCTCCATGGGTTTCAAACAAATTTTTAGCGGAGCGAAAGGAAAGACCGCAGAAGTGCGCACGGACAAAGACATTCCCATGTCCATGGTGATCCTCGTCATCGCTCTCACGTCGATCGCGATTTTGCTTTTCGTTCGCGCTACTGTGGTTGATACCTGGTACATCGCCATTATCGCGCTTTTGTTGACAGTCATCATTAGTTTTCTGTTCACAACTGTCGCTGCCCGCGCCATCGCTATCGTTGGCGTCAATCCGGTTTCAGGAATGACATTAATGACGCTGATTTTGAGCAGCATTATTCTGGTGGAAGTCGGATTGCACGGACCCGCGGGAATGGTATCGGCGTTAATTATCGGCACAATTGTTTGTACGGCTTTGTCATCGGCGGGCTCTTTTATCACTGATTTGAAAGTAGGCTATTGGCTCGGGTCGACGCCGTTCAATCAGGAGAGGTTCAAATTTTTGGGCATTCTGGTGTCCGCGCTGTTCGTCGGCGGAGTGATTTTGTTGCTGCAAAATGTGTACGGATTTGTGAAAACGCCGGCGCATCCCAATCCGCTGGCGGCTCCGCAGGGAAATGCCATGGCGGCGATTCTGAACGTAGTATTTGCCACTTCATCGGTTCCCTGGGGATTGTATCTCGCTGGCGTTTTCATGGCGCTGACCATGGAAATGATCGGCGTGGCGCCATTGGCATTTGCGCTGGGTATGTATCTGCCTATGGAGTTGAACACGCCCATTTTGATCGGCGGAATTGTTGCTTACTTAGTTGAAAAAAGCACGAAGGATGAAGCGCTCGGCAAAGCTCGCAAAGATAAAGGCACGCTTATCGCTTCCGGATTTATTGCCGGCGGCGCGCTCATGGGCGTTATCAGTGCAATTCTGGCGTACTTTTTCGAGGATAAACTGAATGTCGGGATCGCCGAATTGCAAATTAACGGCTATCATATCGGCATGGTTATCAGTATTTTGATGTTTACTTTTCTGTGTATTTTTATGTTCAAATATGCTAAATCAGCGAAAGTTGAGGATTAAAAATCACAAGGGGCAGGGTTGATGCCTGCCCCTGATTTTTGTTTTGGTAGAAGTTGATTAAAATTTCTAAATGGTGGAAAATGGGATTTAACTGTCAGCTTTTTGTCCGGTGGCAATTTTCGATTGATAAAATCCTGACGGATTAGATCCATACTTAATAAGGCCTATTTTTACTATTTCAAATCGCTATAATCTGACAAAGCATCATCTTCTTAGTTTAGCGTAACTTTCCCAAAAAAATTTATTTTTATTTCTTGCTAAATAGCAATAATTATTTTATATTTAAAAGAATTCAGTCATCAATGGTATATTTGGCGTCGATTTCCTCGGGATGAAGTTTTTGGCGGAATTTTCTTTTGATGAGGTCGCGAATCGGAGCACGTGTGATCGGAAGCAGCAGGATAAAACCCAGCGTGTCTGTGATGAGTCCTGGGGTGAGTAGAAGGATGCCGCCAGCCAGAATCATCGCTCCTTCTAAAAGAGAATCGGTAGGCAACTTGCCTTGGCTAATTGACTCCTGAATTTTTCGGATGACGGCAAAGCCTTCCTGTTGCGCCAGAAAAGCGCCGAGGATTCCGGTGGAAATCACAATCAGCAACGTGGAAAAAAGTCCGATTTGTTTGCCAATTTGAATCAGCAGCGCCAATTCAAGCAACGGAACGATGGTGAATAAAAGCATGAGTCGAATGAACATGATCAATTTCTCGCTTTTTGTTAATCAATAAGTTACAAAATTCTATACTGAAAAAATCGATAATAGTTTCTTTTGCAAAGAAAGTTTCACATGTCCACAGGAATAAAAAATTTTTTAAATTTTAAAATAATCATGGCTTTGCTTCTGCTTACAGCAGCTTGCAAAAATCCATTTGCCACGCGGAAAGCAGAACCGCCGTCCACGGATCAAAGCTCGTGGCGCGTGCCCACAGATCCGGCCGTGGTATTGGACAATATGCGCAACGCGATTTTGGAAAAAAATGTCAACAATTACATGCGTTGCCTGGCAGATTCCAATCAATTGTTTCATTTCGT
It contains:
- a CDS encoding oligopeptide transporter, OPT family, which encodes MEKTSNGLPENAYRPLKPGEKYEPFMPASFTGPEVTWRSVSWGLLLAAIFTASAAYLGLKIGQVFEAAIPIAIIAVGLTGMYSRKNTILENVIIQSIGAASGMIVAGAIFTIPALYIIPGLATNFWQIFLASLFGGFIGIVFIIPLRRYFVADQHGLLPFPEATAINEVLVSGEKGGSQAKTLVFAAIIGGIYDFLIASFGAWAEVISTRVVPIGAKIADKAKLIFKVNAGAAVMGLGYIVGLRYAAIIAAGSFVSWLVLIPAVWYFGVHLNLHVLPGNVPVSSMTVEQIFSSYIRHIGIGGIAAAGIIGIIKNIKIIVSAFSMGFKQIFSGAKGKTAEVRTDKDIPMSMVILVIALTSIAILLFVRATVVDTWYIAIIALLLTVIISFLFTTVAARAIAIVGVNPVSGMTLMTLILSSIILVEVGLHGPAGMVSALIIGTIVCTALSSAGSFITDLKVGYWLGSTPFNQERFKFLGILVSALFVGGVILLLQNVYGFVKTPAHPNPLAAPQGNAMAAILNVVFATSSVPWGLYLAGVFMALTMEMIGVAPLAFALGMYLPMELNTPILIGGIVAYLVEKSTKDEALGKARKDKGTLIASGFIAGGALMGVISAILAYFFEDKLNVGIAELQINGYHIGMVISILMFTFLCIFMFKYAKSAKVED
- a CDS encoding FxsA family protein, which encodes MFIRLMLLFTIVPLLELALLIQIGKQIGLFSTLLIVISTGILGAFLAQQEGFAVIRKIQESISQGKLPTDSLLEGAMILAGGILLLTPGLITDTLGFILLLPITRAPIRDLIKRKFRQKLHPEEIDAKYTIDD